A genomic segment from Modestobacter roseus encodes:
- a CDS encoding phosphotransferase family protein — translation MATPVGADPAVLGPHLARVLGDDAWRSVRVELITAGMSNLTYVITPAGGSADDSLVLRRPPTGAVLATAHDMAREHRVISALAPTPVPVPRTVHLETDPGVLGAPFYVMERVTGVHVATALPPGYADEPTQRRAVADGLVDVLADLHAVDPAAVGLADFGRPEGFLQRQVRRWTTQWEATRDTDRPELDALAAELAARVPMSTRSGITHGDYRLDNCLLDPAEPGRVRAVLDWEMSTLGDPLTDLGMLFVYWPQAGEDAGLTISPVTALPGFPTRRELAQRYADRTGADLGDLSWYVGFAWFKFAAIVAGVVARSRAGAMAGKDTTGFAEKIGPCVDRGRAALADGAL, via the coding sequence ATGGCGACTCCGGTGGGTGCCGATCCGGCCGTCCTCGGGCCTCATCTGGCCCGCGTGCTCGGCGACGACGCATGGCGTTCGGTGCGGGTGGAACTGATCACCGCGGGCATGTCCAACCTCACCTACGTCATCACCCCCGCGGGCGGGTCGGCAGACGACTCCCTGGTGCTCCGCCGGCCGCCGACCGGCGCCGTGCTGGCGACCGCCCACGACATGGCGCGCGAGCACCGGGTGATCTCCGCCCTGGCGCCCACCCCGGTGCCGGTGCCCCGCACCGTGCACCTGGAGACCGACCCCGGCGTGCTGGGTGCGCCGTTCTACGTCATGGAACGGGTGACCGGCGTGCACGTGGCGACCGCCCTGCCCCCCGGCTACGCCGACGAGCCCACCCAGCGCCGCGCGGTGGCCGACGGCCTCGTCGACGTGCTGGCCGACCTGCACGCGGTCGACCCCGCCGCCGTGGGCCTGGCCGACTTCGGTCGGCCGGAGGGCTTCCTGCAGCGGCAGGTGCGCCGCTGGACCACGCAGTGGGAGGCCACCCGGGACACCGACCGCCCGGAGCTGGACGCCCTCGCGGCCGAGCTGGCCGCCCGGGTGCCGATGAGCACCCGGTCGGGCATCACCCACGGCGACTACCGCCTGGACAACTGCCTGCTGGACCCCGCCGAGCCGGGCCGGGTGCGGGCGGTGCTGGACTGGGAGATGTCGACCCTGGGCGACCCGCTCACCGACCTGGGCATGCTGTTCGTCTACTGGCCGCAGGCCGGTGAGGACGCCGGGCTGACCATCTCCCCGGTCACCGCGCTGCCCGGGTTCCCCACCCGCCGGGAGCTGGCGCAGCGCTACGCCGATCGGACCGGGGCGGACCTGGGCGACCTGTCCTGGTACGTCGGCTTCGCCTGGTTCAAGTTCGCGGCCATCGTGGCCGGGGTGGTGGCTCGGTCCCGCGCCGGGGCCATGGCCGGGAAGGACACCACGGGTTTCGCGGAGAAGATCGGCCCCTGCGTGGACCGGGGACGCGCCGCACTGGCCGACGGTGCGCTCTAG
- a CDS encoding class I SAM-dependent DNA methyltransferase — MGEPEHVTETRAAYDTVAASYEQLVRSLLTESPMDRALLGVFAEEVLAGGGGPVGDLGCGPGRLTAHLAGLGLDAFGVDLSPGMVEVARARHPQLRFAVGTLEALDLPDGGLAGALAWYSVIHTPPERQRAVFAELARVLGSGAPLLLAFQAGVDDPVHHRQGYGHEISLHGWRLDPGRVERQLADAGLAVRARVLREPDGSVHEKSRQSYLLAVRR; from the coding sequence GTGGGCGAACCGGAACACGTGACCGAGACCCGCGCCGCCTACGACACGGTGGCGGCCTCCTACGAGCAGCTGGTCCGGTCACTGCTCACGGAGAGCCCGATGGACCGGGCGCTGCTGGGCGTGTTCGCCGAGGAGGTGCTCGCCGGCGGCGGTGGACCGGTCGGTGACCTCGGGTGCGGCCCGGGCCGGCTCACCGCCCACCTCGCCGGCCTCGGCCTGGACGCGTTCGGGGTCGACCTCTCCCCCGGCATGGTCGAGGTCGCCCGCGCACGCCACCCGCAGCTGCGGTTCGCGGTCGGCACGCTCGAGGCCCTCGACCTGCCGGACGGCGGCCTGGCCGGGGCGCTCGCCTGGTACTCGGTGATCCACACCCCGCCGGAGCGGCAGCGGGCGGTCTTCGCCGAGCTGGCTCGGGTGCTGGGCTCGGGGGCGCCGCTGCTGCTGGCCTTCCAGGCCGGGGTCGACGATCCGGTGCACCACCGGCAGGGCTACGGCCACGAGATCTCGCTGCACGGCTGGCGGCTGGACCCCGGCCGGGTGGAACGGCAGCTGGCCGACGCCGGCCTCGCCGTGCGGGCCCGGGTGCTCCGCGAGCCCGACGGCTCCGTCCACGAGAAGTCCCGGCAGTCGTACCTGCTGGCCGTCCGGCGGTAG
- the dut gene encoding dUTP diphosphatase — protein sequence MSALPPGSPVPADDDVVDVPVLLTGAGAVAPVYALPGDAGADLCLAEDVELAPHQRALVGTGVAVAIPAGYAGFVHPRSGLAHRLGLSLVNAPGTIDAGYRGEIKVNLVNLDPRTTLRLSRGDRVAQLVVQPVVRARFVPVTELPRSERGSGGHGSTGGATALAADPTAHAADTAPTPDHVEGRP from the coding sequence GTGTCCGCACTCCCTCCCGGCTCCCCGGTCCCGGCCGACGACGACGTCGTCGACGTGCCGGTGCTGCTCACCGGGGCCGGTGCGGTGGCGCCGGTCTACGCCCTGCCCGGTGACGCGGGCGCCGACCTCTGCCTGGCCGAGGACGTCGAGCTCGCCCCGCACCAGCGGGCGCTGGTCGGCACCGGGGTGGCGGTGGCCATCCCCGCCGGGTACGCCGGGTTCGTGCACCCGCGCTCCGGGCTGGCCCACCGGCTGGGCCTGAGCCTGGTCAACGCCCCCGGCACGATCGACGCCGGCTACCGCGGTGAGATCAAGGTGAACCTGGTCAACCTCGACCCCCGCACCACGCTCCGGCTCTCCCGCGGCGACCGGGTCGCCCAGCTGGTGGTGCAGCCGGTGGTGCGGGCGCGGTTCGTGCCGGTGACCGAGCTGCCGCGCAGCGAGCGCGGCAGCGGCGGCCACGGCTCCACGGGCGGCGCCACGGCGCTGGCCGCAGACCCCACGGCGCACGCCGCAGACACGGCGCCGACCCCAGACCACGTGGAAGGACGGCCCTGA
- a CDS encoding DUF3710 domain-containing protein: protein MPIGRRRNRIDRTLRERGVPPDPQIRERVEVGTAGPWDAADAPDDGMPRIDLGSLRLPAVPGMELRVEVNQQQQVVAATLRAGESLLQVSVFAAPRAGGLWDEVRAELARSASGQGGRLAESEGPFGPELSGTVVATTAGQPGQPAPKPERRAARFLGVDGPRWFLRGLLNGPAAAPDGDPSALEEAFRQIVVVRGSEPMPVRDPLPLKLPAQAAEQLARQQQAGRAAAPRAARPAAPPVTPPAARPVSPPPASPVTPPVTPPATPPPASPVTPPTPPAGAAG from the coding sequence ATGCCCATCGGACGACGGCGCAACCGGATCGACCGGACCCTGCGCGAGCGCGGCGTCCCCCCGGACCCGCAGATCCGCGAGCGGGTGGAGGTGGGCACCGCGGGGCCGTGGGACGCCGCCGACGCCCCGGACGACGGGATGCCGCGCATCGACCTCGGCTCGTTGCGGCTGCCTGCCGTCCCGGGCATGGAGCTGCGCGTGGAGGTCAACCAGCAGCAGCAGGTGGTGGCCGCCACGCTGCGGGCGGGGGAGTCGCTGCTGCAGGTCTCGGTGTTCGCCGCCCCGCGGGCCGGCGGGCTGTGGGACGAGGTCCGTGCCGAACTGGCCCGCAGCGCCAGTGGCCAGGGTGGTCGGCTGGCCGAGTCCGAGGGCCCGTTCGGCCCCGAGCTCTCCGGCACGGTGGTGGCGACGACGGCCGGGCAGCCCGGCCAGCCCGCGCCGAAGCCGGAGCGGCGGGCGGCCCGGTTCCTCGGGGTCGACGGTCCGCGGTGGTTCCTGCGCGGGCTGCTGAACGGGCCGGCCGCGGCCCCGGACGGCGACCCGTCCGCCCTCGAGGAGGCGTTCCGGCAGATCGTGGTGGTCCGGGGCAGCGAGCCGATGCCGGTGCGCGACCCGCTGCCGCTCAAGCTGCCGGCGCAGGCCGCCGAGCAGCTGGCCCGCCAGCAGCAGGCCGGTCGCGCGGCGGCCCCGCGGGCCGCCCGCCCGGCGGCGCCACCGGTGACCCCGCCCGCTGCCCGACCGGTCAGCCCGCCCCCCGCGTCGCCGGTGACCCCGCCGGTCACGCCGCCGGCCACCCCGCCCCCCGCGTCGCCGGTCACCCCGCCCACACCCCCGGCCGGCGCCGCCGGGTGA
- a CDS encoding potassium channel family protein, with protein sequence MHVVVMGCGRVGSAIARRLETIGHSVAVIDQDPEAFRRLGPEFGGRQVTGLGFDRQTLLDAGIDSAGAFAAVSSGDNSNIISARVARETFGVEHVVARIYDSKRAEVYERMGIPSVATVPWTVNRLMRELLSVKVSEIWREPTGQVLLMRVTVTDAWVGRPLTELEAASGARAAWLLRFGDAQLPTPTTVLQTGDHLVVAATDDITDRVHQTMQGPAAGGHH encoded by the coding sequence GTGCACGTGGTCGTCATGGGCTGCGGCCGCGTCGGGTCGGCGATCGCCCGGCGCCTGGAGACGATCGGGCACAGCGTCGCGGTCATCGACCAGGACCCCGAGGCGTTCCGCCGGCTCGGCCCGGAGTTCGGCGGCCGGCAGGTGACCGGGCTCGGCTTCGACCGGCAGACGCTGCTCGACGCCGGCATCGATTCCGCGGGCGCCTTCGCCGCGGTCAGCAGCGGGGACAACTCCAACATCATCAGTGCCCGGGTGGCCCGGGAGACCTTCGGCGTCGAGCACGTCGTCGCGCGCATCTACGACTCCAAGCGCGCGGAGGTCTACGAGCGGATGGGCATCCCGAGCGTGGCCACCGTCCCCTGGACGGTGAACCGGCTCATGCGCGAGCTGCTGTCGGTGAAGGTCAGCGAGATCTGGCGCGAACCCACCGGGCAGGTGCTGCTCATGCGGGTCACCGTCACCGATGCCTGGGTGGGCCGGCCGCTGACCGAGCTGGAGGCCGCCTCCGGCGCCCGCGCCGCCTGGCTGCTCCGCTTCGGGGACGCCCAGCTGCCCACCCCGACCACCGTGCTGCAGACCGGCGACCACCTGGTCGTCGCCGCCACCGACGACATCACCGACCGGGTGCACCAGACGATGCAGGGCCCGGCCGCAGGGGGGCACCACTGA
- a CDS encoding alpha/beta hydrolase family protein, giving the protein MSAPAVHRYGPASDQFLELTLPDGDGPAPVAVVVHGGFWRAPYGIELARPLAADLAGRGWAAVAVEYRRVGAGGGWPTTLADVAAAVDALPDLPGADRLDLDDVAVIGHSAGGHLAAWLAGRGALPPGALGAGPRVRVATAVLQAGVLDLAAAAAAGLGDGATQELLGGGPDDVPDRYAVADPARLLPTGAATLCVHGLQDTSVPPAQSERYAAAAGRAGDRVDVDLVPGDHMVLIDVAAGPWRRTVAWLSTRPTAARHGTTLGS; this is encoded by the coding sequence GTGAGCGCCCCGGCGGTGCACCGCTACGGGCCCGCGAGCGACCAGTTCCTCGAGCTGACCCTGCCGGACGGCGACGGGCCGGCTCCGGTGGCGGTGGTCGTGCACGGTGGCTTCTGGCGGGCCCCCTACGGCATCGAACTGGCCCGCCCGCTCGCCGCCGACCTCGCCGGTCGCGGGTGGGCGGCCGTCGCGGTCGAGTACCGCCGGGTCGGTGCCGGCGGCGGCTGGCCCACCACGCTGGCCGACGTCGCGGCCGCGGTGGACGCGCTGCCCGACCTGCCCGGGGCCGACCGCCTGGACCTCGACGACGTGGCCGTGATCGGCCACTCGGCGGGTGGGCACCTGGCCGCCTGGCTGGCCGGGCGTGGCGCGCTGCCGCCCGGTGCCCTCGGTGCGGGGCCCCGGGTCCGGGTGGCCACCGCGGTGCTCCAGGCCGGGGTGCTCGACCTGGCCGCGGCAGCCGCGGCGGGGCTGGGGGACGGTGCGACCCAGGAACTGCTCGGCGGCGGCCCGGACGACGTCCCCGACCGGTACGCCGTGGCCGACCCGGCGCGGCTGCTGCCCACCGGCGCGGCGACCCTCTGCGTGCACGGCCTCCAGGACACCTCCGTCCCACCGGCGCAGAGCGAGCGGTACGCCGCGGCGGCCGGGCGGGCCGGCGACCGGGTCGACGTCGACCTCGTGCCCGGTGACCACATGGTCCTGATCGACGTCGCCGCCGGCCCCTGGCGACGCACCGTCGCGTGGCTCAGCACACGCCCGACAGCCGCCCGGCACGGCACTACCCTGGGCTCGTGA
- a CDS encoding class I SAM-dependent RNA methyltransferase — MHGGRAAGDGNWLGARFVVTVGPVAHGGHCVARHEGRVVFVRHTLPGERVVVEVTEDRQKGFCRADAVEVLAAAADRVERPCRSSGPGRCGGCDWQHVSHAGQLRLKADVVREQLSRLAGLDVDVTVEPLPGGPLRWRSRARFAVDRTGSPGLRRHRSHDVVPLDDCPITAEPAAQAVLSRRWLDAGAGAVDVALDSAGVVTTTTLDRRGRPLETQVLRPGAEVPEEPAGRAQRTAGGRDWEVEGTGFWQVHPAAADALVAAVAGFAAVQPGETVLDLYAGAGLFGGALAPRVGVDGRVVCVESDEAACAAADANLADLAQAEVWQGDVDAAGLTELLGDLGRPDVVVLDPPRAGAGPEVSRVIAGARPRAVVYVACDPASLARDVAAFGRAGYRLAEVRAFDAFPMTAHVECVALLVPA, encoded by the coding sequence CTGCACGGGGGCCGTGCGGCGGGTGACGGTAACTGGCTCGGGGCACGTTTCGTCGTGACCGTCGGCCCGGTCGCGCACGGCGGGCACTGCGTGGCCCGGCACGAGGGCCGGGTGGTCTTCGTCCGGCACACGCTGCCCGGCGAGCGGGTGGTCGTCGAGGTCACCGAGGACCGGCAGAAGGGCTTCTGCCGCGCCGACGCCGTCGAGGTGCTGGCGGCCGCTGCCGACCGGGTCGAGCGGCCCTGCCGGTCCAGCGGGCCCGGGCGCTGCGGCGGCTGCGACTGGCAGCACGTCAGCCACGCCGGCCAGCTCCGGCTGAAGGCCGACGTCGTCCGGGAGCAGCTGTCCCGGCTGGCCGGGCTGGACGTCGACGTGACGGTCGAGCCGCTGCCCGGGGGGCCGCTGCGCTGGCGGTCGCGGGCCCGGTTCGCCGTCGACCGCACCGGGTCGCCCGGGCTGCGCCGGCACCGCTCGCACGACGTCGTCCCGCTCGACGACTGCCCGATCACCGCCGAGCCCGCCGCGCAGGCGGTGCTGTCCCGCCGCTGGCTGGACGCGGGCGCGGGCGCGGTGGACGTCGCCCTCGACTCCGCCGGCGTCGTCACGACGACGACGCTGGACCGCCGCGGCCGGCCGCTGGAGACCCAGGTGCTGCGGCCGGGCGCCGAGGTGCCCGAGGAGCCGGCCGGCCGGGCGCAGCGCACCGCCGGCGGCCGGGACTGGGAGGTCGAGGGCACCGGCTTCTGGCAGGTGCACCCGGCCGCCGCGGACGCGCTCGTCGCCGCCGTCGCCGGGTTCGCCGCGGTGCAGCCGGGGGAGACCGTGCTGGACCTCTACGCCGGCGCCGGGCTCTTCGGCGGGGCGCTGGCCCCCCGGGTCGGCGTCGACGGGCGGGTGGTGTGCGTGGAGTCCGACGAGGCCGCCTGCGCCGCAGCCGACGCCAACCTGGCCGACCTGGCCCAGGCAGAGGTGTGGCAGGGCGACGTCGACGCCGCCGGGCTCACCGAGCTGCTCGGCGACCTGGGCCGCCCCGACGTCGTCGTGCTGGACCCGCCGCGGGCCGGCGCGGGGCCGGAGGTGAGCCGGGTGATCGCCGGCGCCCGACCCCGGGCGGTCGTCTACGTGGCGTGCGACCCCGCGTCGCTCGCGCGGGACGTCGCCGCGTTCGGTCGCGCCGGGTACCGGCTGGCCGAGGTGCGCGCCTTCGACGCCTTCCCGATGACCGCGCACGTGGAGTGCGTGGCGCTGCTCGTGCCGGCCTGA
- a CDS encoding DUF4193 domain-containing protein, which translates to MATDYDAPRRNEADELGEDSLEELKARRAEAQSSSVDVDETDFNENLELPGADLSNEELTVRVLPKQEDEFTCSRCFLVQHRSRLASTRGDQLFCRDCS; encoded by the coding sequence ATGGCCACCGACTACGACGCCCCCCGCCGCAACGAGGCCGACGAGCTCGGCGAGGACTCCCTCGAGGAGCTCAAGGCCCGCCGGGCGGAGGCGCAGTCGTCCTCGGTCGACGTCGACGAGACCGACTTCAACGAGAACCTCGAGCTCCCCGGCGCCGACCTCTCCAACGAGGAGCTGACCGTCCGGGTGCTGCCCAAGCAGGAGGACGAGTTCACCTGCTCGCGCTGCTTCCTGGTGCAGCACCGCAGCCGGCTCGCCAGCACCCGTGGCGACCAGCTCTTCTGCCGCGACTGCTCCTGA
- a CDS encoding OB-fold nucleic acid binding domain-containing protein translates to MTETRTQGGADARSGAPAAQPGARGWLSRTLQKLTADDHEVDARALQSDVASAGCEPLSQCRKGEVVTVTGRLKSVVYTPRETVPTLEAELFDGSGSVTLVWLGRRRIPGIEPGRRLTAHGRFGAFEGRRVIYNPRYELCAG, encoded by the coding sequence GTGACCGAGACCAGGACCCAGGGCGGGGCCGATGCGCGCAGCGGGGCACCGGCCGCCCAGCCGGGCGCGCGGGGCTGGCTGTCCCGCACCCTGCAGAAGCTCACCGCCGACGACCACGAGGTCGATGCCCGGGCCCTCCAGTCCGACGTCGCCTCCGCCGGTTGCGAGCCGCTGAGCCAGTGCCGCAAGGGCGAGGTGGTCACCGTCACCGGCCGGCTGAAGTCGGTGGTCTACACCCCGCGCGAGACGGTCCCCACCCTGGAGGCCGAGCTGTTCGACGGCTCCGGGTCGGTCACCCTGGTCTGGCTCGGCCGGCGGCGGATCCCCGGCATCGAGCCCGGCCGGCGGCTGACCGCCCACGGCCGGTTCGGCGCCTTCGAGGGGCGGCGGGTCATCTACAACCCGCGGTACGAGCTGTGCGCCGGATGA
- a CDS encoding DUF3159 domain-containing protein translates to MTGPTGAGPSGSGPAGDPAFTFDRHMVLDQLGGWRGMVDASLPTVAFVVANAVGGLRVGIWTAVAAAVLVFLLRLVRRQTVQQAISGLFAVAVAVLIAWRTGEARDFFVLGIVRNAGIALVLLGSLLFRRPLVGVVAEWLAPSHLGAMSGHRLSSLRDRLPGRRAPVPAVDVDAAAEEVVRAREPDVAPEVHWRDDPRMLRAYSWLTVLWGAVFLLRAAVQGLFWWQNEVGWLGTSSVVLGLPVTAVQLVVTLWVVARLHRHRAAEPAADEQQRPAA, encoded by the coding sequence GTGACCGGGCCCACGGGAGCGGGTCCCTCGGGCTCCGGTCCGGCCGGCGACCCGGCGTTCACGTTCGACCGGCACATGGTGCTCGACCAGCTCGGCGGCTGGCGCGGCATGGTCGACGCCTCGCTGCCGACCGTCGCCTTCGTCGTGGCCAACGCCGTCGGCGGTCTCCGGGTCGGCATCTGGACCGCGGTCGCCGCCGCGGTGCTGGTGTTCCTGCTGCGGCTGGTCCGCCGGCAGACCGTCCAGCAGGCGATCAGCGGCCTGTTCGCCGTCGCCGTCGCCGTCCTGATCGCCTGGCGCACGGGGGAGGCCCGGGACTTCTTCGTCCTCGGGATCGTGCGCAACGCCGGCATCGCGCTGGTGCTGCTCGGGTCGCTGCTGTTCCGCCGGCCCCTGGTCGGCGTGGTCGCCGAGTGGCTGGCGCCCAGCCACCTGGGGGCCATGTCGGGTCACCGGCTGTCGTCGCTGCGCGACCGGCTCCCCGGTCGCCGCGCCCCGGTGCCCGCGGTCGACGTCGACGCCGCCGCGGAGGAGGTCGTCCGGGCGCGGGAGCCGGACGTGGCCCCGGAGGTGCACTGGCGCGACGACCCGCGGATGCTGCGGGCCTACTCGTGGCTGACCGTGCTGTGGGGCGCGGTGTTCCTGCTCCGCGCGGCGGTCCAGGGGCTGTTCTGGTGGCAGAACGAGGTGGGCTGGCTGGGCACCTCGTCGGTGGTGCTGGGCCTGCCGGTCACCGCCGTCCAGCTGGTGGTCACGCTCTGGGTGGTGGCCCGCCTGCACCGGCACCGCGCCGCGGAACCCGCGGCCGACGAGCAGCAGCGTCCCGCGGCCTGA
- a CDS encoding potassium channel family protein — protein MRVAIVGAGAVGRSIATELLGNGHSVMLIERNGSRVKPKAVPGAEWVQADACEVSSLEEAQLATCDVVIAATGDDKANLVVSLLAKTEFAVNRVVARVKDPRNEWLYTEAWGVDVAVSTPRVLAALVEEAVTVGDVVRLMSFRKGAANLVEITLAEDTPWVGRPLREVPLPRETVLTTILRGDRVITPAPDEPLEAGDELLFVTHGDIEEELQRTLCPDGSC, from the coding sequence ATGCGGGTCGCCATCGTGGGGGCCGGCGCCGTCGGCCGCTCCATCGCCACCGAGCTGCTCGGCAACGGGCACAGCGTGATGCTCATCGAGCGCAACGGCTCCCGGGTGAAGCCCAAGGCCGTACCGGGCGCCGAGTGGGTGCAGGCCGACGCCTGCGAGGTCTCCTCCCTCGAGGAGGCCCAGCTGGCCACCTGCGACGTGGTCATCGCCGCCACCGGGGACGACAAGGCCAACCTGGTCGTCTCGTTGCTGGCCAAGACCGAGTTCGCGGTCAACCGCGTCGTCGCCCGGGTCAAGGACCCGCGCAACGAGTGGCTCTACACCGAGGCGTGGGGCGTCGACGTCGCCGTCTCCACCCCGCGCGTGCTGGCCGCCCTGGTCGAGGAGGCGGTCACCGTCGGCGACGTCGTCCGGCTGATGAGCTTCCGCAAGGGCGCCGCGAACCTGGTGGAGATCACGCTGGCCGAGGACACCCCCTGGGTGGGCCGGCCGCTGCGCGAGGTGCCGCTCCCCCGCGAGACCGTGCTCACCACGATCCTGCGCGGCGACCGCGTGATCACCCCGGCCCCCGACGAGCCGCTGGAGGCCGGTGACGAACTGCTGTTCGTCACCCACGGGGACATCGAGGAGGAGCTCCAGCGCACCCTCTGCCCCGACGGGAGCTGCTGA
- a CDS encoding APC family permease: MPSLSDLGQLPKRLVLGRPVRSDRVGESLLPKHLALPIFASDPLSSVAYATQEILIVLTLAGTAFLFLAPWLAVLVVLLLTVVVLSYRQVVHAYPSGGGDYEVAMKNHGQFAGLTVASALLTDYVLTVAVSVSAGTDNIISAFPTLNEHRVLIAVGLVALLAAANLRGLRESGKTFAVPTYLFVAGIMVMIVTGLVRDFMTDSPVVAESASWSITPEPGYETLGGLALVFFVLRAFASGCTALTGVEAIANGVPAFRPPKSRNAATTLALMGGIAATMFAGVTAMALLADVKYAEHTCDLVGFPGDCETDPQRTVIAQLAAATFGGDTSVGFFYIQAATALVLILAANTAFNGFPLLGSVLAQDRFMPRQLHTRGDKLVYSNGILLLAGFAALLIVAFDADPNRLIQMYIVGVFTSFSIGQWGMVRHWNRELRGTEDRQQRAQMRRSQLINTIGGSITTIVLAIIVITKFTRGAWLVILVMPFIYLLMRAINRHYSNVSRQLVPDTDARTLPSKVHAVVLVSKVHKPTLRALAFARATRPDVLTALTVNVDDAETRGLQADWDRYDIPVPLTVLESPYREITRPVVDFVKDIRRSSPRELVVVFVPQYVVGHWWENVLHNQSALRLRTRLQFQPGVMITSVPWQLESSMGHDGAPAGGPAPGDLRRGLTDENEHTPYG, translated from the coding sequence GTGCCAAGCCTGTCCGACCTCGGACAACTCCCGAAGCGACTCGTCCTCGGCCGGCCGGTCCGCAGCGACCGGGTCGGCGAGTCGCTGCTGCCCAAGCACCTCGCGCTGCCGATCTTCGCCAGCGACCCGCTCTCCTCCGTGGCCTACGCCACCCAGGAGATCCTGATCGTGCTGACGCTGGCCGGGACGGCGTTCCTGTTCCTGGCGCCGTGGCTCGCCGTCCTCGTGGTCCTGCTGCTCACCGTGGTGGTGCTGTCCTACCGCCAGGTCGTGCACGCCTACCCCTCGGGCGGTGGCGACTACGAGGTCGCGATGAAGAACCACGGCCAGTTCGCCGGGCTGACCGTGGCCAGCGCCCTGCTCACCGACTACGTGCTCACCGTGGCGGTGTCGGTGTCGGCGGGCACGGACAACATCATCTCGGCGTTCCCGACGCTCAACGAGCACCGCGTGCTCATCGCCGTCGGCCTGGTGGCGCTGCTGGCCGCGGCCAACCTGCGCGGGCTGCGCGAGTCGGGGAAGACCTTCGCCGTCCCGACGTACCTGTTCGTCGCCGGGATCATGGTCATGATCGTCACCGGCCTGGTGCGGGACTTCATGACCGACTCCCCGGTCGTCGCGGAGAGCGCCTCGTGGTCGATCACCCCCGAGCCGGGCTACGAGACGCTGGGCGGGCTGGCGCTGGTCTTCTTCGTGCTGCGCGCCTTCGCCTCCGGGTGCACCGCGCTGACCGGCGTCGAGGCGATCGCCAACGGGGTGCCGGCCTTCCGCCCGCCCAAGAGCAGGAACGCCGCCACCACGCTGGCCCTGATGGGCGGCATCGCGGCCACCATGTTCGCCGGGGTGACGGCGATGGCGCTGCTGGCCGACGTCAAGTACGCCGAGCACACCTGCGACCTGGTCGGTTTCCCGGGCGACTGCGAGACCGACCCGCAGCGCACGGTGATCGCCCAGCTGGCCGCGGCCACCTTCGGCGGGGACACCTCGGTCGGCTTCTTCTACATCCAGGCGGCCACCGCGCTGGTGCTGATCCTGGCGGCCAACACCGCGTTCAACGGCTTCCCGCTGCTCGGCTCGGTGCTCGCCCAGGACCGGTTCATGCCGCGCCAGCTGCACACCCGCGGCGACAAGCTGGTGTACAGCAACGGGATCCTGCTGCTGGCCGGTTTCGCGGCGCTGCTCATCGTCGCCTTCGACGCCGACCCGAACCGGCTGATCCAGATGTACATCGTCGGCGTCTTCACCAGCTTCAGCATCGGGCAGTGGGGCATGGTCCGGCACTGGAACCGGGAGCTGCGGGGCACCGAGGACCGGCAGCAGCGGGCCCAGATGCGCCGCTCGCAGCTGATCAACACCATCGGTGGCTCGATCACCACGATCGTCCTGGCGATCATCGTGATCACCAAGTTCACCCGCGGGGCCTGGCTGGTCATCCTGGTGATGCCGTTCATCTACCTGCTGATGCGGGCGATCAACCGGCACTACTCGAACGTCTCCCGCCAGCTGGTGCCCGACACCGACGCCCGCACGCTGCCCAGCAAGGTGCACGCGGTGGTGCTCGTCTCCAAGGTGCACAAGCCCACGCTGCGGGCGCTGGCGTTCGCGCGGGCCACCCGACCGGACGTGCTCACCGCGCTGACGGTCAACGTCGACGACGCCGAGACGCGGGGGCTGCAGGCCGACTGGGACCGCTACGACATCCCGGTGCCGCTGACCGTGCTGGAGTCGCCCTACCGGGAGATCACCCGGCCGGTCGTCGACTTCGTCAAGGACATCCGCCGCTCCAGCCCGCGGGAGCTGGTCGTGGTGTTCGTGCCGCAGTACGTCGTCGGCCACTGGTGGGAGAACGTGCTGCACAACCAGAGCGCGCTGCGGTTGCGCACCCGGCTGCAGTTCCAGCCCGGCGTGATGATCACCAGCGTGCCGTGGCAGCTGGAGAGCTCGATGGGCCACGACGGCGCCCCCGCCGGGGGCCCGGCGCCGGGCGACCTGCGGCGCGGTCTGACCGACGAGAACGAGCACACGCCCTATGGGTAA